From Dermacentor albipictus isolate Rhodes 1998 colony chromosome 8, USDA_Dalb.pri_finalv2, whole genome shotgun sequence:
ggtgaagagcgacCGAAAGTTGACAGGTTCGTTGAACGGGTCGTCAGAATTAATTATAATATCCATTGGtatttgcttgcaaccaggtatgtcggagcacgccgtttgacaaggttcgagcatggccccgcacactctcaagttcaacaaatggccacagagggcgaaaaatcaatcgaggcgtgtttcagcgtaagcgcgcaagtggagctactgtaatttggtcgaacaCTTTAATTGGTGCTTTtactgctaggggcgctgaacatgcaaaattttttacggacgctcctgtgtcgaggcttcagcgacttcgttcgtagctaagcactttttttttcttcttattagctgatgtttttgaagtgttttattttgcatggagcaggagcgcaaattttgaattcgtggtaagcgtggtaaacgtaccggctttgtctaggtctggcggttcCCTCGTTAGGCCTAGGTGCTAGGCGGCACCTATTTGATAGGCTTatttaactatctcagctagctcttcgaagtgatttggcggacgtgctcgttcagcctaaggacgtaggcctagcgatgaaaccaaagaaagggaaggccgcaggggacgcggagcaagtgcagtgcgacgagtgcctgcgctggtgctccctcgacgagaccagtttccagagcttagcagatgcggaggagtctagctttacgtgcaggctgtgcgaaggggtcagggaagcagtccaaaaactggaaggaaattggacagccaagttcgaggagctgaaagcagacctgagggaggagcgggagaggcggttagctttacaggcgaaagtcgccgagttggtcaaggtggaagcggtgcaggccgcgcaattagtaagaaccgtggccgagcgtGGAGAAGAGAGgaaaaggagagcagaactgcataggcgtctcgatgcgcttgagacgcgcgcagtggagaatgatgggtcgggacaccaggccggaggcaaaagcacagaaagtagggtagaccctacatgcgaagtcggaggcagggtggcagagcaagcggtagtcagctcgccgccggtgaatcggcgtagttatagcgaagcagcgcaacacgccccgcagGAGGCGatgctgcagccacaggggcgccagcgagcgcgaggagaggaggggaacaagctaaccccaaggaatgagctcatagtcaatgataagcacaacctggaagttagaagggagggaaagaatgccctagtacttatcggtggtgattcaaatatgaggaggtgcaaaagagctataatggagcgtgcaaagcatgataagcgggtagcagtcgggacgttcccaggcaggacaatggacgcagtactgagagaaacaaaaagcgagctttctgagaatatttcagagcgcaatttggtagtggtagcggcggggctaaatgatgtgttgaatggtgaagctgcaaaagtagtggaaagattagcggagggagttgacgatttaagggcgatagcacagcaagtccagatcgtggtatgcacagtgccggaggtgcaaggaaggaacggagcaattgccaaagacgttgtggctgtaaattgtgaaataagaaagctaagccaggagaaaggatttgagtggcagacataaacagagaagtgcatagagcaggcttcggtggaggctttacacgagatggcatccactttaatggaaggctaggagccgagatcggctggcgcctggcacgtcgggcagtagcttttttagggggtccactgcgcctcagggcgtaggggtaggtagaaacagtgcagaaagtgcaacaatagaggctgacgccaataaaatggccactaggaggtccaggaagaaaactacaaataaatttaacaccagaatcaggtacataaacatgcaaggcggtagaaagagagcgaggtggttagaaatagagcagcagttaaaggacgaagaagtaggtgtacacgcgctatgcgaaacacacctcagggatctagaagacccaccgcttattgaaggctacatctgggaagggagcaatacaacaacaacggagaggaagggaggaggagtaggtatgctcatacaccaaggaacaaattggcaaagaataaagttaacttgcaaagaacatgtctgggtatcaggtacaattgcccgtaaaaaggcatggctagatttagggacaggggacaaatacaggcaagagaacaaatatctagtgaagtgtctcgatgacgatataaagcagtttggagaaggtgccgatatttgtctgctgggtgacatgaatggccacatcgaggatctggatggatacacatattgtaatgggaagttgatgctagacttctgtgaactacacaacctagttatagtaaatagagaaactaagtgtgaaggacaaatcacgtgggagtcccgtaacagacaaaggacgattgactactgcttaatgtcgcagggattgtatagcaagctagcaataatggaaatagacgaagaggggaagtacagcctcggaagtgatcataagcgtattagtctacaggtgggagccctactcaaaagagaaatgcagggaagccaaaaagagtacgcaaaattaaatgccGCGCAAATAacgcaaatagcggctggcatagaggaagcaataaagaaacatcccatggaaaggtgggattataatcagttagaactactcattagtacaaaaataaaagaggtaaaaggagtaaaccgctggagaggaaaggggaagccacgaagttggtggaataaggaaattagagaggccatcgaacaacgacggtgggcatctcgggaacacagggaagcaaagagggcgcagttatctgaagaggaaataggcaaaaaaatgggaatattatcgacaaaagaaacaacaagtgcaggtcctcgtccaggctaaaataaagcagtcctctgatcgctggctggctgaagttcgcgatgcaactaaaggggggtcaagaaaattctggaaccatataagctggctgggtaaagctaatcacagaaaagaggaacagattcacgatgccgaaggaaattgtttagagggagatgacgctgtgaactacattggttcagttatagcagagtcatttaggaaagacgatagggtaatcgccccaagtgagggagcaacacagaatagcataatagaaaacaacttagaattgaccaatcttaactgaaaaaaggcggaagcaaatgttccaaaatgcacgtccgcggggatagacgaaattccgatcaagttaattaatgaacttggcccaagaagcaaggaaacgctgataaaagcattggaggcagtcgtaacaaataagcaaattccgcacagctggaaacagagtaaaatgaatttgatttataaagggaaaggtgataagaagaacataaaatctttccgaccaattacgataacatcagttatatataggctggtgatgcaggcggtgaaattaaaaatgcagtcatgggtataaagtaatagaatacttggagaacttcagaacgggttcagaagtggtaggcgcttagatgatagcctgttcgtgcttacccagtgcatagaaatagctaaggcggaaaatagacctctgtatttagccttcctgtacacaagtggtgcatacgacagtGTGAACAGGGAACTTCTGTGGAACAGATtgaaagctgaaggtatcggtaatgaggcaatcgattttctacaggaactatatcgagaaaataatgttgaaaaaCATGGGAGGGAATCAAGAGTGCGACAACTGTCGAGGtccacaaaggattaaggcaaggttgtccgctatcaccgctgctgttcatgctttatatgataagcatggaaagaaggttacaacgaagcaatctagggtataatctgtcgtatagattaggcgaaaaggttgttgagcaacgactaccgggtttaatgtatgcggacgatattgtactgttagcagatagccaggaagatttgcaaactctggttaattactgtggggacgaaggagacagtttaggtttcagttttagtgcacctaattccggtgggatgtttttcaacgatacaactgatcaggagcttacaatacagggccacgaaataccccgagtggccgaatacaagtatctcggggtatggataaacaaagggcagatgtacacggaaaagcacgaacagtctctaacagcaaaagggcgaagagatgccgggataacgaaacataaggcattgtggggttacaacaagTATGAGGTACTGAGTGGCATTTGGAAGgaagtaatggtgccggggcttactttcgggaatgcggtcctgtgtttaagggcagaggttcagccgagactagaagtaaatcagagagctgtgggaaggttagcactaggtgcccacgggaaaaccacaaacgaagcaatACAGGGAGATATGgactgggcatcattcgaagcacgggaagctcagagtaaaatcctatacgaaaaacgtctcaggaaattggatgataacaggtgggcagctaaggtgtttaaatacctatacagaaagagcgttgactcacaatggcggaaaagaactaagaagctaaccagtaagtatgccagacactgTTGTGACAGAATGACGTCACGGCCCCGCCCCCTGTTCGTACCTAGATAAACAGCGCGCCTTTGGGAATAAAGCCATTCCTATTCCTGCTATCTGAGTAGCGTCTGTATGCATGCTACAACGagtggcgacgagggtgggacCATAAACTTAGGCCGAGATTGCGCAGGACAAGAAGAATGGCGAAGTTCTTGGATTTCGAGCCTTCCACCGATGATGGCGAAGAAGATTTCATGTCTTATGTTGAAAGATTTGACCACTACTGGGAAGTGACCCAAAACAAGGATGACAGCCTGAAGAAGTCTGCCTTTATAACAGCCATCGGTAAACGCCCCTACAAAACGCTGAAGGACCTGTTGCTACCGGCCAAGCCAGAAGACAAATCATTCGTTGAAATCGTCGCAGTCCTGAGGGAACACTACTCTCCGGGAAGCAAAGTTATCGCCGAAAGGTTCAAGTTTAATCGCCGCTACCAGACGGAAGGTGAGACAATTTCTGCATTTGCCGTGGAACTACGCCATATGGCAGCAAGATGCGATTTTGGGCCGTTTCTGGACGATGCTCTTCGAGACAGGTTCGTGGCTGGCCTCAGCGACGCTTCGGTTCAAGCCAGCCTTCTGACGAAAAAGGAGCTAAGCTTCGGATCTGCGTATGACCTAGCCAGAAGCGCGGAACTGGCTCCGAAAGAATCCAAAAGTGCTGGAATCCAAAAGCCCAACCTCAGACAAGACTTTTCGCGACGAAGACGTCCACGTCATTCAGAAGGGTCAACAAAGACAAAAGCCGAGGACTTCGGCG
This genomic window contains:
- the LOC135910436 gene encoding uncharacterized protein codes for the protein MAKFLDFEPSTDDGEEDFMSYVERFDHYWEVTQNKDDSLKKSAFITAIGKRPYKTLKDLLLPAKPEDKSFVEIVAVLREHYSPGSKVIAERFKFNRRYQTEGETISAFAVELRHMAARCDFGPFLDDALRDRFVAGLSDASVQASLLTKKELSFGSAYDLARSAELAPKESKSAGIQKPNLRQDFSRRRRPRHSEGSTKTKAEDFGGSCSR